In the genome of Mycobacterium kansasii ATCC 12478, one region contains:
- a CDS encoding DUF4242 domain-containing protein: MPIFMVERTYAEKLEPTFEVADGINRINAEEGVRWLYSFLSADKRKTYCLYEAPSPEAIRTAASRAGLPADVIVEVSERVLPDGASTDI; the protein is encoded by the coding sequence GTGCCGATATTCATGGTCGAGCGCACCTATGCCGAAAAGCTGGAACCCACCTTCGAGGTCGCCGATGGCATCAATCGGATCAATGCCGAGGAGGGTGTTCGTTGGCTGTATTCGTTCCTGTCAGCGGACAAACGAAAGACGTATTGCCTCTACGAGGCACCCTCGCCGGAGGCGATCCGGACCGCGGCTTCGCGGGCCGGTCTTCCGGCCGACGTCATCGTCGAGGTCAGCGAACGCGTCTTGCCGGACGGAGCGTCGACCGACATTTGA